The following coding sequences are from one Mytilus trossulus isolate FHL-02 chromosome 8, PNRI_Mtr1.1.1.hap1, whole genome shotgun sequence window:
- the LOC134681139 gene encoding uncharacterized protein LOC134681139 has protein sequence MYRKYVSVILLQLLCVILSIQSIYTKKEEIERLQKEIGKLSRQVMLQQLFIEEKIRSDGDSGLKQTRIINDGTKPYHFPTTRSKRGVAAIHDHSHMKRTIGVGEFVAVLNGVEFRTRHNDPELRMPSTTSNNFLETEEIPFPDVPPEVIQKPTEAEQVQEMREWFRAFNNQNYTERDYRKYFKPVLCYLEGMWVYDNYSHILEPFLSDRHQFDASTFNDLEEKIMFTSYGGRKDGLENFGWLPKTIINIENGKSPLYGQWIYRIVCHPLKRDLPLNRLRMADDLSSRMMFLRSEEEEIKTRRARFKLNQRDSNVWNERFNQNPALIDSLMSEIPGLDNYGGNLTDEALNLPAYSADGKNMKKKKLLNSAYYHRFWEEIRPDYMRLSLRKRAFSDSNLFMSMTSQPQVGGKSLNYCTKEESLQNKPCKYYNQRWSYAVPFEIIYLNPLSNWNPYNITYKGHYKNDPEAQYVTEKGKRNGGNDIHTAYNGTNSWYFFQTPQSFYSGKERKRGNAGNGGVGVLDRTGKVRYTRSAGIRVFLPEIKDIGIIRQRYPIMPLYSEGNAAYKEMESLKDIVLENNKYLKMFHNVLEDESIEKLRKKQIKLSMKSGITLIMSMATISNPGPHTHYIDLSAENVKALKSNKKLNVRSSEDSGHFHRVKIIYRPHLSNPFVMKRCDNKRKCWDGHKKLLLENEAQMPEVEEAGKDVNEDERPESYNE, from the coding sequence ATGTATAGAAAATATGTATCAGTGATTTTACTGCAATTATTGTGTGTGATCTTATCTATACAGTCGATTTATACAAAGAAGGAGGAAATAGAGAGACTACAGAAAGAAATTGGTAAGCTCTCCCGTCAAGTTATGCTACAACAATTATTTATAGAAGAAAAAATTCGAAGTGACGGCGATTCAGGTTTGAAACAAACGAGAATTATAAACGATGGAACAAAACCGTACCACTTTCCGACAACGAGATCAAAACGGGGAGTTGCAGCCATTCATGATCACTCCCATATGAAACGTACAATAGGTGTCGGTGAATTTGTTGCCGTGTTAAATGGAGTTGAATTCAGAACACGACATAATGATCCTGAACTACGCATGCCAAGTACTACATCAAACAATTTCTTAGAAACTGAAGAAATACCTTTCCCTGATGTTCCACCTGAGGTAATACAGAAACCTACTGAGGCTGAACAGGTACAAGAAATGCGCGAGTGGTTTAGGGcttttaataatcaaaattacacagaaaGGGACTATCGCAAATATTTCAAACCTGTTCTGTGTTATCTAGAGGGAATGTGGGTCTATGATAACTATTCTCATATATTGGAACCATTTTTAAGTGACAGGCATCAGTTTGATGCAAGCACTTTTAATGACCTTGAAGAGAAAATAATGTTCACATCTTACGGAGGACGAAAAGACGGTCTTGAAAATTTTGGATGGCTCCCAAAAACTataattaatattgaaaatgggAAATCCCCATTATACGGCCAATGGATATATAGAATTGTTTGTCATCCTTTGAAGCGTGATCTTCCATTAAACCGTTTGCGCATGGCCGATGATTTAAGCTCGAGAATGATGTTCCTACGTTCAGAAGAGGAGGAGATAAAGACTAGACGTGCCCGTTTTAAACTAAATCAACGTGACAGTAACGTCTGGAATGAAAGATTCAATCAAAATCCCGCTTTAATTGACAGCTTAATGAGTGAAATACCCGGATTAGACAACTATGGCGGTAACTTGACAGACGAAGCGTTAAATCTTCCAGCATATAGTGCTGATggtaaaaacatgaaaaagaaaaagttattaaacagTGCATATTATCATCGATTTTGGGAGGAGATTCGACCTGATTACATGCGTTTATCGTTACGAAAAAGAGCTTTTTCTGACAGCAATCTGTTTATGTCGATGACATCACAACCACAAGTTGGAGGGAAAAGTTTAAACTATTGCACAAAAGAGGAATCATTACAGAACAAACCTTGTAAATATTACAACCAGCGATGGTCATATGCTGTTCCATTTGAAATCATATACCTTAACCCACTTAGCAATTGGAATCCTTATAATATTACCTACAAAGGTCATTACAAGAATGACCCGGAAGCACAATACGTTACAGAGAAAGGGAAACGAAATGGCGGTAATGATATTCATACAGCATATAATGGTACAAATAGTTGGTATTTTTTCCAAACCCCACAAAGTTTTTATAGTGGAAAAGAAAGGAAAAGGGGAAACGCGGGAAACGGAGGCGTCGGTGTGTTAGATCGAACCGGAAAAGTCAGATATACCAGGTCAGCAGGTATTCGGGTATTTCTTCCAGAAATTAAAGATATAGGGATCATTCGTCAGAGATACCCAATCATGCCACTCTATAGCGAAGGTAACGCCGCGTATAAAGAAATGGAATCTCTAAAAGACATAGTTTtggaaaataacaaatatctgAAAATGTTCCACAATGTACTTGAAGATGAAAGTATtgaaaaattgagaaagaaacaGATCAAATTGTCTATGAAAAGTGGGATAACGCTGATAATGTCAATGGCAACCATATCCAATCCGGGTCCGCATACTCATTATATTGATTTATCAGCAGAAAACGTCAAAGCCTTAAAATcgaataaaaagttaaatgttAGAAGCAGTGAGGATAGTGGTCATTTTCATCGTGTTAAAATTATCTACCGGCCACATCTTAGTAATCCATTCGTTATGAAACGGTGTGACAACAAAAGGAAATGTTGGGATGGACATAAAAAGCTTTTACTTGAAAACGAGGCGCAAATGCCGGAAGTCGAAGAAGCGGGAAAAGACGTAAATGAAGACGAGAGACCAGAGAGttataatgaataa